AAGAAACCGATATATGTCCTGAAGCAATCACCGGAACCCGCCCGGCGGCTTTTTCCGTGACAAACTGAGCGATACGCACTCTTTCCTCCAAGCTCAAATAAAACATTTCACTTGATTGACAAACGGCAAACAGCCCATGTACACCTTGGTCGATGTACCAATCAACCAACTGCTCCAACGCCCCGTAATCCACTTCGCCAGCATCGGTGAAAGGGGTCACCATGGCGTGGGCCAAACCCCATTCGGAATGTTCGCATCCATGGCTCCACTTCCTCTCGAATTATTCATCTATTGCACCATATCTTCTCGTATTATTCACATCGATTGCCTCATCCTCGCGCGAAATGTTCGCATCCATGGCTCCACTTCCTCTCGAATTATTCATTTATTGCACCATATCTTCTCGTATTATTCACATCGATTGCCTCATCCTCGCGCGAAATGTTCGCACCCATGGCTCCACTTCCTCTCGGATTATTCATCTATTGCTCCATATCTTCTCGTATTAATCACATCAATTGCTCCATCACTCTCGGACTGTTCGCAACCACGGCTCCATCTCCTCTCGGGTTGCTCACTACTATTATTCTTCATCCCCATTCGAAATGTTCACATCGATTGCTTCATCCCCGTTCGGCTCACCCCCGTTACGCCCTCTTCCAAATATTGATCCAATACCTTTTTCAATTCTTCTTTAGCAGCCGGATGCAGCTGTTGCACTGGAAGACGAGGCTGTCCCGCAGGCAGCCCAATCATGCACATAGCTTCCTTTAATACGGACGGCAGTGTTCCGTGAAAACGCGCTGCGCAAAGCTCGGAGTTTCTGTTGCGATTGCTCCGCTTCCATTGGCTTCCCTTGCATCCACAAATCATAAATGGACTTAACCGTCTCTGGAAAAACGTTTGCCATTGCCGCAATCGCACCACAGCCGCCGGCCATTAAAGTCGGCAATATTAATGAATCCGTACCCGCCAGCACGGAAAAATCCGGTCCTGACACTTCTAAATATTGCAAAATTGTATCGAAGCTGCCGCTGCTGTCTTTGATGCCTACTATGCCCGAAACCTCGCTCAGTTCCTTCACGGTTTTGGGATGCAGGGAGTTACCTGTCCTTGCAGGAATGTTATACAAAAGGATGGGAAGCCCTGTCGCATCAGCCACCGCTCGAAAATGTCCCAGCAGCTCCTGCTGTGTAAACGTTAAAAAATATGGCGTAATGACCGATAAAGCATCGGCCCCTAGCCGTTCCAATTCCACAGCCAATCGAACAGTTTCCCATGTTCCTTCGCAACCGGCTCCAACATAAACTGGAACTCGTCCCTGCGCTTCCTCTATGACTATCCGTGCTGCCTGCAGCTTTTCCTCAAAGGTTAGCGAAAAAACTCCCCGTTTGTGCCCAAACAAAATAAACCGTGCACGCCCGCGTTGATTAGTCTGCGGGTCAACATACGCAATGCCATTTCATCAAGCTGTTGGTTCATGTCGAAAGGCGTAACCATAGCAGGAATAATACCTGATGGCTTGAGCATGTGATCACTCCTTCTCTCCTTCTTACGAAGTACATTTGATTGACAACTATAACCGTACAACGAAGGGCTCTCCATAAGAGTCAAAAACTTACCTCAGCTCTCCGAACCGTCTAGGCGCAAGCTCAACGGCAGAGCGAATGGCTTCCAGCATACTTCGTTCATCCGCCAAACCAGTACCGGCGATGTCGAATGCTGTCCCATGATCAACTGAGGTGCGAACGATCCCTCCATTCAATCCGACCGTGATATTGACGCCGGATTCCCAATTCCCATCACTTTGACTGGCACGTGTCCTTGATCATGGTAGCACGCCACGACGATATCAAAATCCCCGCGCACCGCGCGATAAAACAGCGTATCCGCCGGATAAGGTCCGGTGACGTCAACGCCTTCCTCCGCAGCACGCATGATACTGGGAATCAACTTCTCTTCTTCCTCGCCGTTGCCGAATAGTCCGTTCTCGCCCGCGTGCGGATTGATGCCGCAAACCGCGATTCGCGGTCGTTTATTCCCAGCTCTCCGCAGTGTTTCATGCGCCAGTTTTATCACCTTGTATGTCCGTTCGGGATTAATTGCTGCGATCGCCTGAACAAGTCCTAGATGCGTAGTCAAATGAATCACCTTCAGCTTCGGAGCTGAAAGCATCATAGAATAATCCTCAGTGCCGGTTAAACTAGCCAATATTTCGGTATGGCCCGGGTACAGATGTCCGCCTTTGTGCAAAGCTTCTTTATTTAGCGGTGCGGTGCAGATCGCATCGATTTCTCTACGAAGCGCTAAATCCACCGCCTTCTCAACGAATTTATAGGCGGCGTGTCCAGCTTTACCGCTAACCTGTCCATGTGAAAGGTCCGCCGGTAGCAAATGCATGTTCAAGCAATCGATACGGCCATACTTGTATAGCCCGTCTGAGGGCTCCGTCACGCCGCATACAGATGCCGAACCGCCGACGATGCGGAGCGCGCGTTCTAACTGAACCGGATCGCCAATGACCAATGGACGGCATATTTCATAAACTTGTTCGTTTTGCAGCGCTTTCACTATGACTTCCGGTCCGATGCCGCAGGCATCTCCCATCGTGATTCCAATGATAGGCTTCATCTCATACCCATCCCTCTATGTAATAATTCCAGAGCTTTCACCAGTGCATGATCGGAACCAAAGCCTCCCGCCTTCGTAACCGCGGGCAGCGGCTGATCCATCACGATCAGACCGGCCGGAATGCCTCTTTCCACCTCGTCGTACAATCGGAATTCATGGATTCGCAGAGAGTTTCCTATATGCCTGGCGGTATCGCCTCCGGTCAAAACAATCCCTCCAATTCGGACTCGTTTGATCAATCGAGAGACGACTTCTCCCAATGCGCACGCAATCTCGTCACTGACTTGCTGATCATTCAACTCATATTCGCTGCCGACCTCTTGAGCAATCCGAATATCTTCATCTTCTCCAGATGAATAGAGCACCGTATGAACATTTTGGCGTAAAGCCAGATCTGCTTGCTCTACCGCATTCATGATTTCTCTTTCCCGATCGGGGTGTCCGGTTAGGAGCCGGTAAGATTCTGCTTTTACACCCTGAATATGCGGAAGCTGCAACAGAATGTCCAATTGACAGCGTGAACGAGAGCTAACGCTGCCGACGACGGTAAGAATCGGTTCAGCGATTTTTTCAGGTACAAGCGTTTCACTTGGCCGTGAGATAGGAAGATCCACGGAGAAATGGCCGCACAAATGACTAGACAAATGATCGGCTAAACCGGCTGAACCCGCCCATACGACTGTATAATCCGTCTCTACCATGAAAGCGACTAGACGCTTCAGATCGCTATCTTCAGCCGAATCTGCAACCAAGTAGCGGACCCCTCGTGATTCGCCGTTTTGCAAGAACGAAACCAATGCACCTTTCCCTTCCTCCATAATGGCAGAAGGAATGATTTCGACTGAGCGCTTCGTCTGCTTGCGCAGCAAATCGGGAATGTACGGTTCGATTACCGGTGTTTTCGGGTCGCGGGCGAACTCCGTATCTTGCAGCGGTATACCATTCACGTAGAGCATTCCTTGACGAACAAGCCTGCCCATTTCAGGGTAGGCAGGTGCAATGATAATAAAATCGGGACGAATTGTATCATATAGAGCGTCGAGCTCCGCCCCTATATTTCCGCGCAGAGTGGAGTCTATTTTTTTTAGCACAACATCTGCTCCAAAAGCTTGAGCTTTCAGTGACGCCATTGCAGTTCGGATGTAAGCGGATTTGGCGTCTAGCGAACGGCTGTCGGTATCAAGGACAAGCACATCTCTACCGGTTAGCTTATCCAAGCCTGCTGTAAGTTGAAAAA
This genomic window from Paenibacillus hexagrammi contains:
- a CDS encoding four-carbon acid sugar kinase family protein: MKVAVIADDFTGAGDAGVQFAKHGMHVSVLFQLTAGLDKLTGRDVLVLDTDSRSLDAKSAYIRTAMASLKAQAFGADVVLKKIDSTLRGNIGAELDALYDTIRPDFIIIAPAYPEMGRLVRQGMLYVNGIPLQDTEFARDPKTPVIEPYIPDLLRKQTKRSVEIIPSAIMEEGKGALVSFLQNGESRGVRYLVADSAEDSDLKRLVAFMVETDYTVVWAGSAGLADHLSSHLCGHFSVDLPISRPSETLVPEKIAEPILTVVGSVSSRSRCQLDILLQLPHIQGVKAESYRLLTGHPDREREIMNAVEQADLALRQNVHTVLYSSGEDEDIRIAQEVGSEYELNDQQVSDEIACALGEVVSRLIKRVRIGGIVLTGGDTARHIGNSLRIHEFRLYDEVERGIPAGLIVMDQPLPAVTKAGGFGSDHALVKALELLHRGMGMR